One Natranaerovirga hydrolytica genomic region harbors:
- a CDS encoding phenylacetate--CoA ligase family protein has protein sequence MIWAREEILTRSEIINIQNKGLKDTLNRIYNNVPYYKEKMKAKKITPKDIETIIDLKNLPFTEKDDLRKNYPFGLFTVKKDELIRIHASSGTTGKPTVVGYTRKDLETWSELIARLVTMAGATQKDVAQIAFGYGLFTGAFGLHYGLEKIGALVVPSSSGNTEKQIMLMKDFGTTILVSTPSYALHMAEVAKKIGVNPKEDLNLKMGLFGGEGSTEAMRNEIQNAWGILATENYGMSELIGPGVSGECTHLCGMHICEDHFIPEIIDPDTKEVLPEGEEGELVITTITKEALPLIRYRTKDITSLTYEPCACGRTTVRMAKIQGRTDDMLIVRGVNVFPSQIEDVLLKMKEIGPHYEIVLKKRGYLDFMEIKVELADESLLESYSALERLEKKIKHQLQVILGVDAIIKLVEPKTLQRFVGKAKRITDLRNEGGNQIG, from the coding sequence ATGATTTGGGCTAGAGAAGAAATTTTAACTAGAAGTGAAATCATAAATATACAGAATAAGGGTTTAAAAGATACTCTTAATCGTATCTATAACAATGTACCATATTATAAAGAAAAGATGAAAGCAAAAAAAATAACACCTAAAGATATTGAAACCATAATAGATCTTAAAAACCTACCTTTCACTGAAAAGGATGATTTGAGAAAGAATTATCCCTTTGGTTTATTTACAGTAAAAAAAGATGAATTAATACGGATACATGCATCATCAGGGACCACAGGTAAACCAACAGTCGTAGGGTATACAAGAAAAGACTTGGAAACTTGGTCAGAACTCATTGCTAGATTGGTAACAATGGCTGGTGCCACACAAAAAGATGTTGCTCAAATCGCCTTTGGATATGGTTTGTTCACGGGTGCATTTGGTCTTCATTATGGTTTAGAAAAAATTGGTGCACTGGTTGTTCCGTCTTCTTCTGGAAATACAGAAAAGCAAATTATGTTAATGAAAGACTTTGGCACAACAATTCTAGTCAGCACACCATCTTATGCTTTACATATGGCAGAAGTAGCAAAAAAAATAGGTGTTAACCCAAAAGAAGATTTAAATTTAAAAATGGGTTTATTTGGTGGAGAAGGTTCAACAGAAGCAATGCGTAATGAAATTCAAAATGCTTGGGGGATTCTGGCAACTGAAAATTATGGTATGAGTGAACTCATAGGACCAGGGGTGTCTGGAGAATGTACGCATTTGTGCGGGATGCATATTTGTGAAGATCATTTTATTCCAGAAATCATTGACCCAGATACTAAAGAAGTATTGCCTGAAGGAGAAGAAGGTGAGTTAGTTATTACAACAATAACAAAAGAAGCTCTGCCTTTAATCCGGTATAGAACAAAAGATATTACCAGTTTAACTTATGAACCCTGTGCATGTGGTCGCACAACTGTAAGGATGGCAAAAATACAAGGGCGAACAGATGATATGTTAATTGTTAGAGGGGTTAATGTGTTTCCGTCTCAAATAGAAGACGTGTTATTAAAAATGAAAGAAATTGGACCCCATTACGAAATTGTCTTAAAGAAAAGAGGCTATTTGGATTTTATGGAAATAAAAGTTGAACTAGCTGATGAAAGTTTATTAGAGTCTTATTCTGCCTTAGAAAGGTTAGAAAAAAAGATAAAACACCAACTTCAAGTCATATTAGGTGTGGATGCAATAATAAAATTAGTAGAGCCAAAAACTTTACAAAGATTTGTTGGAAAAGCAAAGCGCATAACAGATTTAAGAAACGAAGGAGGCAATCAAATTGGCTAA
- a CDS encoding indolepyruvate oxidoreductase subunit beta, with product METVNILVVGVGGQGTLLTSRIIGNLALNEGLDVKLSEVHGMAQRGGSVVTHIRYGNQVNAPIVEVGQADIILSFEKLEALRYVHYLKEEGVLIVNDQEIDPMSVIVGLDDYPEDIITKLKSKVKNLIVMDALQEAKRIGNIKVVNTLLLGALSFYLDFEIEKWKVAIEHTVPQKTIKTNIEAFEKGLTLSKDLERC from the coding sequence ATGGAAACAGTTAATATATTAGTTGTGGGTGTTGGTGGGCAAGGAACCCTGCTAACCAGTAGGATTATAGGGAACCTAGCTTTAAATGAAGGGCTGGATGTCAAGTTATCGGAAGTTCATGGCATGGCTCAACGTGGCGGAAGTGTTGTGACTCATATTCGATATGGTAATCAGGTAAATGCCCCTATTGTTGAAGTGGGTCAAGCAGATATTATATTATCTTTTGAAAAGTTAGAAGCCTTAAGGTATGTTCATTATTTAAAAGAAGAGGGTGTTTTGATTGTAAATGATCAAGAAATTGATCCAATGTCTGTTATAGTAGGATTAGATGATTATCCTGAAGATATCATTACTAAGTTAAAGTCGAAAGTTAAAAATTTAATTGTAATGGATGCTTTACAAGAGGCTAAAAGAATTGGAAACATTAAAGTGGTTAACACGCTATTATTAGGTGCATTGTCATTTTACTTGGATTTTGAAATAGAAAAATGGAAGGTTGCAATTGAGCATACAGTACCTCAAAAAACCATTAAAACCAATATAGAGGCCTTTGAAAAAGGTTTAACATTAAGTAAAGATTTGGAGAGGTGTTAA
- the iorA gene encoding indolepyruvate ferredoxin oxidoreductase subunit alpha, which yields MANKRLMLGNEAIARGAYEAGVSVVVAYPGTPSTEITENASTYEEMYAEWAPNEKVALEVGIGASVAGARTMVCMKHVGVNVAADPLFTASYTGVNGGLVLVVADDPGMHSSQNEQDTKFYARAAHIPLLEPSNSLEAKNYVKKAFELSEKYDTPVIVRLTTRISHSQGIVNLEDRIDYQLKPYEKDFEKNVMMPAMARKRHVVVEKRMDQIQKDSNALEENTIEYHDKAIGIITSGIPYQYVKDALPEASVLKLGMLHPLPQELIKEFCNTVEEVYVVEELEPIIEEQIKSWGITVKGKDLFTKQGEYSANLLKEVIGRKVLNLKKAEVLPNRPPVMCPGCPHRGVYHILDKLEIHATGDIGCYTLGALPPLQGIDTCVCMGASVSMVHGIEKARGKEYVKKWVGIIGDSTFLHTGINGLINTVYNQGISTVIILDNRTTGMTGHQDHPGTGRTLKGHKTHSVDFEQLVKSIGIQTVRKVNPFHLKKVENIIKEEVAREEPSVIIATAPCELLDKKKVVITANIDKEQCMSCGLCMEIGCPSIQRKNGVIEINDALCCGCELCVDVCPYGLISKEGE from the coding sequence TTGGCTAATAAAAGATTAATGTTAGGAAATGAAGCAATTGCTAGGGGAGCATATGAAGCAGGGGTTAGTGTGGTAGTTGCTTATCCAGGAACACCTAGTACAGAAATTACAGAAAATGCATCAACATATGAAGAAATGTATGCAGAGTGGGCACCTAATGAAAAAGTTGCTCTTGAAGTAGGTATTGGAGCTTCTGTTGCAGGTGCAAGAACAATGGTTTGTATGAAACATGTAGGGGTAAATGTAGCAGCAGATCCTTTATTTACTGCATCTTATACAGGAGTTAATGGTGGATTGGTATTGGTTGTAGCAGATGATCCAGGTATGCATAGTTCTCAGAATGAGCAAGACACTAAATTTTATGCAAGAGCTGCCCATATACCCTTATTAGAACCATCTAACAGCTTAGAAGCAAAAAATTATGTAAAAAAGGCATTTGAATTAAGTGAAAAGTATGATACACCCGTCATTGTTAGATTAACAACCAGGATATCTCATTCCCAAGGGATTGTTAACTTGGAGGATAGAATAGATTATCAATTAAAACCATATGAAAAAGATTTTGAAAAAAATGTTATGATGCCAGCTATGGCAAGAAAAAGACATGTTGTTGTAGAAAAAAGAATGGATCAAATTCAAAAAGACTCTAATGCATTAGAAGAAAATACAATAGAGTATCATGATAAAGCAATTGGCATTATTACCAGTGGCATTCCTTATCAATATGTAAAAGACGCTTTGCCAGAGGCATCTGTTTTGAAATTAGGTATGTTACATCCATTGCCACAAGAGTTAATCAAAGAATTTTGTAATACTGTAGAAGAAGTGTATGTGGTGGAAGAATTGGAACCTATTATTGAGGAACAAATAAAATCTTGGGGAATAACAGTAAAAGGAAAGGATTTGTTCACAAAACAAGGAGAATACAGTGCCAATTTATTAAAAGAAGTTATAGGAAGAAAAGTTCTTAATCTAAAAAAGGCAGAAGTATTACCTAATCGACCACCCGTTATGTGTCCAGGCTGTCCCCATAGAGGTGTGTATCATATATTAGATAAGTTAGAAATTCATGCAACAGGTGATATAGGGTGCTATACTTTAGGTGCATTACCACCACTACAAGGCATTGATACTTGTGTGTGCATGGGTGCAAGTGTCAGTATGGTACATGGAATTGAAAAAGCAAGAGGCAAAGAATATGTAAAAAAATGGGTAGGAATTATTGGTGATTCTACATTCTTACATACAGGGATTAATGGGCTTATTAATACGGTTTATAACCAAGGCATATCAACGGTTATTATTTTAGACAATCGAACAACTGGGATGACGGGACATCAAGATCATCCTGGGACAGGAAGAACATTAAAAGGTCATAAAACCCATAGTGTAGATTTTGAACAATTGGTAAAAAGTATTGGTATTCAAACTGTACGTAAAGTTAACCCATTTCATTTGAAAAAAGTAGAAAATATCATAAAAGAAGAAGTGGCTAGAGAAGAACCTTCCGTTATCATTGCAACAGCACCTTGTGAATTGTTGGATAAAAAGAAAGTTGTTATCACAGCTAATATAGATAAAGAACAGTGTATGTCTTGTGGCTTGTGTATGGAAATAGGTTGTCCATCTATACAAAGAAAGAATGGTGTTATAGAAATAAATGATGCATTATGTTGTGGATGTGAATTGTGTGTAGACGTCTGTCCATATGGCTTAATTTCAAAGGAAGGTGAGTAA